In Fragaria vesca subsp. vesca linkage group LG1, FraVesHawaii_1.0, whole genome shotgun sequence, the sequence TCGCCATGACCTTCCTCACCTTAACCTGCCTTTGGCCGCCTTGGACTGCCTTGGGTCGCCTTGACACGCTTTGAACAGCGTTGGGCCACCTTGACCGTCCTAGACCCGCCTACGGCCGCCTTGACTCTCCTAGACCCGCCAAGGGGCTGCCTAGGGCCGCCATGGGGCCGCATTGACCCGCCTAGTGCCACTAAGAAGCAGCCATAACTCGCCAAGGGGTCGCCATGACCCTCCTTGGCTCGTCTAGGGCAGCCAAGGGGCCACCTTGGCTCGTGTTGACCCTCCTCGGCTCTTCTAGGCCCACCTAGGGCAGCCAAGGGGGCGCCTTGACCCGACTTGGACCGCCTTGCCCCGCCTTAACTCTCCTAGACCCGCCTAAGGCCACCAAGAAGCCGTCATGACTCGCCAAGTGGTCGCCATGACCCTCCTCGGCCCGTCTAGCGCCACCAAGAAGCCGCTATGATTCACCAAGGGCTCGCCATAACCCTCCTAGGCCCATCTAGGGTCGCCATGACCCTCCTAGGCCAGTCTTGGGCTGCCCTGACCCTCCTGGACCCGCCTAAGGCCGTCTTCACCCTCCTAGACCCGCCAAGGGGTCGCCATGACCCTCCTCGGCTCTTCTAGGCCCACCTAGGGCAGCTAGGGTGCGGCCAAGGTGGCGCCTTGACCTGCCTTGGGCCGCCTTAAACTGCCTTGACCCGCTTTGAATGGCGTTGGGCCGCTTTGACCCTCCTAGACCCACCAAGGGCTGCCTAGGGCCGCCATGGGGCTACCTTGACCGACCTTGGACCGCCTTGAACTGCTTTGGGCCGTTAGTACCACCAAAAAGCAGCCATGACTCGCCAAGGTGTCGCCATGACCCACCTAGGCCGTCTAGGACCGCCTTAACCAGCCTTGACCCGTCTTGGCCCGCTTTGGGCAGCCTTGACCCTCCTCGGCCCTGCTAGGCCCACCTAGGTCAGCCAAAGGGGCACCATGATCCACCAAGGGCCGCCAAAGGGCTGCCTTTAGACGCCTTTACCCACCTAATCCCACCTAGGGCCACCTTAACCCGTTTAGGGCCGCCACCTTAACTCGTCTAGGGCCTCCTTAACCTGCCTAGGGCACGCTAAGAGGCCGACTTGATCTGTTTTGACCACCCTATGGCCCGCCATGACCCGCCTAGGGCCGCCATAGGGCCATCTTAGCTCGTCTTGGGCCGCCTTGACCCGCCTCAAAGCGTCTTGGACCAGCTTGACTCGCCGCCGTCATGGGTGTCGTGTTTAGTAAAGCTGTTGAATTTGTTGTTTTGATTGGTATTGAATGACTTTCCAAGATTCTATTCTTTTCAATTATTTTCATATTGATACCGGGAACCTTAATTTTAAAAGAAAGTGAGGTATTGCCCCTCATTTCAAATTTCACCCAATTCGAGCCAAAACCCCTTGCTATAGCACACGAGTTTCTGCCCCAGTTTCACATTTTTGGGCCCTCCGGCTTTTTTCGTTCAGGTGTGCTTATAGACACTTGCTAACATATAGTGAACCATTCTAGCTTCAAAAATTTATCAATTTACTCGCGATCGGGCCTAAATAAACTCGCCAAGGGGTCTCTATGACCCTCCATGGGCCGCCTTGACCTGCCTTGGGCCGCTTAGACCCACCTAGGGCCACCAAGAAGCAGCCATGACTCGCCAAGGGGTCGCCATAACACTCATCGGCTCTTTTAGGCCCATCTAGGGCAGCCAAGGGGGCGCCTTGGGCCGCCTTGACCCGCTTTGGGCCGTCTTGATCCGCCTTGGGCCGCGTTGGGCCACCTTGACCTGCCTTGACCCGCCTTGACCTGCCATGGCCCACCTTGACCCGCCTTTACTGCCTTTGCCCGCCTTGACCCTCGTAGACCCACCTAGGGCCACTAAGAAGCCGCCATGACTCGCCAAGGGATCGCCGTGACCCTCCTCGCCTTGACCTGCCTTGGGCCGCCTTGGACTGCCTTGGGCCGCCTTGACCCGCTTTGAACTGCATTGGGCCACCTTGACCCTCTTAGACCTGCCTAGGGCCGCCATGGGGTCGCCTTGACCTGCCTTGGACCACATTCGGCCACCTTGACCCTCATTTGCCCACCTTGGGCCGCCTAATGCCACCAAGAAGCCGCCATGACTCACCAAGGGGTCGCCATGACCCTCCTTGGCCCGTTTAGGGCCGCCTTGACCCGCGTTGACCCTCCTCGGCTCTTCTAGGCCCACCTAGGACAGCCTTGACCCTCCTAGACCTGCCAAGGGCCACCAAGAAGCCGACATGACTTGCCAAGGGATCACCATGACCCTGCTCGACTCTTCTAGACCCATCTAGGGCAGCCAAGGAGCGACCAATGGGGCGGCTTGACCTGCCTTGAACCGCGTCGGGCCCCCTTGACCCACTTAGGGCAACTCTAACCATAGTCCTATAAATTGAGTCCTATATCCATTATAGGACCTCTTATTACACTATTCATATAAGACTCATTTTCTCATCTCCAACAATAAATTCTATATGAGGTCTTATATGCACTTTTAGTTTATTAAAATAAGTTTTAAGTGGTATATTTATGAATATTATATTAAATAATAAGGTAAACTTATTAAATAAATAAAACTTCACTATTTTTATTTTTATCACAAAATTTTAAATTATTCTTATGTCCAAAAATATCCAAAGTTGAATACAAGCATGGATTTTTTTATTTTCTATTTTAGGTCAAAACTAGTTTAATTAATAAGAATGGAATTATTCTGGCCATTTGACATTTTAACTAAAACAATTTGGGCCGTCAGATTTGTTTCTTACCATTTGAGTAAATAATTGGGCAATCAACAGGTAGTCAGGTGGTGGTCAAGTACCGTCCAATTTGATATTTACATGAATTTGAGCCATCCATTTGGTGGTCTCCAATGGACAAATGGAGCCAGCTTTGCTCAGTAGGGGGCCAATGTGTAAGGAAACTCCAAAGAGAAGCGCACTGGCGCGCGTCCTATCAACCCTCATTCTCCTCGCGCACGCGTTTCCCTCCGTCTCCAGCAAGCGCGTCTCTTCTGTAGCAGCACTGACCCAGCCCAATATCAGTGGGCCCCAAATCTTGGTCCTAGAATTGTCTCAGATTTGAGACTGAGAATAGGACTTGGTCCTATATTTCCAAGACTAGAATCATCTCTTTTGCCTTGTTGGAGATGAATAAACCCTATATAAGACCAAGACCTAGGTTTTACACCCACGGTTAGAGCTGCCCTTAGGGCCGCCTTGACCCCCCTCGAATTGAGTGAAACTTAAAATGAGAGACAATACCTCATTTTCTTTTAAACTAAGGTTTCCGTCAAAGGGTTGCCATGACCCTCCTAGGCCTGTCTTTTGGCACTAATGTTTCCGATGTCAAAACTGAAGAAGTAGTTTTGCGATGCTGTATCAAACTTAGATTTACGCATCACCCATATTAGTATCAGTCTTGAACCAACTCAATAACAGGAGCAACCGGCTCTTTTACTATTTACTCTTTAAACATGTAGACATTTGAGAGCTCCATGCATGTAAACCATAGGGTTCTAAGTTTATTATTTCATCAAGTATGCAGTAGACACAAGGCAAAAAACAATATTATCCTTATGAAAATAAAAGATCATCGAAGTTTCTGGTCAACAATGAAACAAAACACACATCAACCACTACAAAATCTGTTTGCAAGTCTTCAAAACCAAATTGGAACATTTCTGAGGACTAAATATTCAAACTTAGCAAAATATTCATGTTTGCACATTAACTTTAGATTCTTAAGCAGTCTTTCACTGCCTTCCGTACATCCTAACAGCCTGCCTGTTCCTCTTCTTGGCACCAGATTTTGACACCTTGAGACTCCTGTGAACTACACTGAGCCTAGCAAGGGCTGCTTTCTTCAAATCAGGTCTGTAGAAGTTAGCGACCACCTGGAACAATAGAATATAACATTCAGTAAGTACTTGTAACAACACAGTATAAAATTAATTGCAACAAAGACAAAAATCCAATCACATCAACATTCCAATTACACTTCAATCAAACGTTCATTGTGGTAACATCAAATGCCGTTTTATGTTCAGAGACAAAGACCGAAAACTAGACGGGCAATATATGAGGTTGAGAGGTCACAGTGAATACATAATGTCCATCTTCACAATCTCATTAACTCAACAAAATAAGCGTGGAAGTACGTATTTAGGACAACAATGTGTGCTCAGAAGCCAAGCGTAACAATTCAATTGCATCGAAGATCCAACACAAAGTGAGATTTTCTTACATGTTAGCTGCTCATCACTGCTATAAGTTGCAAAAACTACTACATTTAGACAAAAAAACAATTGCAGGTACAGAAATAATAACTAGATAGGAAAAGAAACAATGAATAGCTAGGCATGATTCCCAACCACAAAAACACCATCATAACTCACACCAACTATGACTGCTCAGAACTTTAGAACATCCAAATCCCTTGAGAGATATTCAGATATAATAACTAAAAACAAATTATCAGAAGCTTAAGTGCTCAGAAGCCAAGCGTAACAATTATATTTCATTGAAGATCTCACACAAAGTGAGGCCTTCTTATATGTTAGCTGCTCATCACTGCTACTAAGTAGTATATTAAAACACTACCACCCTAACTACACTCAAGTCGACCTATCCACCTCAAAAACAAAACAATGCCCGAGCCATTATAGCCAATACATTTGAACCTAAATGACTGCTCAGAAGCCAAGCGTAACAAATCAATTTCATTGAAAACCTCACACAAAGTGAGGCCTTCTTATATGTTAGCTGCTCATCACTGCTAGTACCAAATGTTCAACCATTTAGATTAACAAAACTAATCACATCACATACCGCATTGTTATTTTCATTCATAACAAAACAGTGAATCATATATCGAGCATTCGTTACCTGATTGGTAACAGCCTTGGCCATGCGAGAGAACTCCTTCCTCATCACAGACTTGTGAACCATGCTGGCAGGCTTGTTCTGCTTCCTGGTCTTAGTAGTGGCGAGCACCACCGAGTGGTCTTTGCCTCCGGCCTGAATACTCACAGTCTTCTTGTTCGCCAAACCTAATCAACACACAATCCAAACCGAATCAAATCGAATTTCTAATGCTTATTACCAAATGAAATAGAAAACAAAGCAGTGCTAGGGTTTGTTATGACTTACCGGAGTGCTTGTAGGAGTGGAGGTTGCAGAGGTTGTTAGGCTCCTTGCTGAAGCGGACGCCGGCGTGGCTCCGGCCGAATTGCTTGACCAAGAAGGAGTTGTTCTTCTTGACGATCTCCCAGATCAGCTGTCCTGGAACGGTGGCCATTGGAAACCTAGCAAATGCTGTATCAAAGCAATACAAATGGATTAGATAAGTCCAGCACTAGTATCAGAGAGTTTGATTTGTTACGGTGGAGGAATCGAAACCCTAGAGATGGTGAAGAAGAGAAGACTTACTTCTGCAGAAGGTTTCGCACAGAGAGAGTGTGTGATGGAGGCTCCGGGTTTACGAGCTGGGTCGTCTTACTTATATAGGTCGCGACTTCGGTTAATTACAAAACCCTAGACAATTAACAATTAGAGAGATGTGTTATAATTAGTAATAAGCCCACCTGATTAACAACACCGGGCGTTTGGTCTAGTGGTATGATTCTTGCTTTGGGTGCAAGAGGTCCCGAGTTCGATTCTCGGAACGCCCCTTTTTTATAATTGTTTTTCTCTTGATATTATACTGTTTTCTTGCTCTAACTAGTAATTACTTCTTCGTTTTTGTCAAAATGTATGACGAGGATGAAAGGTTAGTACCAGGACTGACAGATTAAGGTGAGTCTTTTTTTAAAGGTGGCAATCCATAAAAAGGTTAAATTGTTACAAGCTAGATAGCTCTTTAACCCAGTATTTAGCCATTTTTAGGTGACCATATTGGTCTAAAAGTTAAACAAGACCCCGTCTAAAAGTTGTAACAATTCAACGGAATGAAAAAAGACAAAGAAGCCAAAAGATAGTAGTTTCTCAACAATGCTAGAAGATCAACGGGAATGGAACCAAGTAACTTCTAACAAATTTAACCTGTCAACTTAAATGTGGACCTTAGGAGGAACGGACTCCTTTGCGACATTCACCAATTTCTCAGTAACTAGATCCAT encodes:
- the LOC101308208 gene encoding 60S ribosomal protein L28-1-like; the encoded protein is MATVPGQLIWEIVKKNNSFLVKQFGRSHAGVRFSKEPNNLCNLHSYKHSGLANKKTVSIQAGGKDHSVVLATTKTRKQNKPASMVHKSVMRKEFSRMAKAVTNQVVANFYRPDLKKAALARLSVVHRSLKVSKSGAKKRNRQAVRMYGRQ